Proteins found in one Triticum aestivum cultivar Chinese Spring chromosome 4D, IWGSC CS RefSeq v2.1, whole genome shotgun sequence genomic segment:
- the LOC123099273 gene encoding uncharacterized protein — protein sequence MTKLYKIRSHAHIRALLARADELGRSHKFMLVNLVSLESVRMARESYALLCPLIMEAMFWSCGELDSLSVVAGLSLEIQKLEQDLLPQLMVHEAKLERGALEALVLMKNSAITLLHLSKCFKEALGVLLAKEDLVSDRVEQLSIMLKDTAVNVLEGKCNGVWLQGRVLWLVQLVNHVLETPVRFCDPDEFPDELDLSACSRLL from the coding sequence ATGACGAAGCTCTACAAAATCCGCTCCCATGCCCACATCCGAGCCCTGCTGGCCCGCGCCGATGAGCTGGGCCGCTCCCATAAGTTCATGCTTGTGAATCTTGTCTCTCTGGAGTCGGTGCGCATGGCGCGCGAGTCGTATGCACTCCTCTGCCCGCTCATCATGGAGGCGATGTTCTGGTCATGCGGGGAGCTGGATTCCCTCTCGGTCGTGGCAGGCTTGTCGCTGGAAATCCAAAAGCTCGAGCAAGATCTGTTACCCCAGCTCATGGTTCATGAGGCCAAGCTGGAACGGGGCGCCCTGGAAGCCCTCGTACTCATGAAGAACTCAGCAATTACGCTCTTACATCTGAGTAAGTGCTTTAAGGAAGCCTTGGGCGTATTGCTTGCCAAGGAGGATCTGGTCTCAGACCGAGTCGAACAGCTGAGCATAATGCTAAAGGATACTGCTGTTAATGTACTCGAAGGTAAATGCAACGGTGTCTGGCTTCAGGGGCGTGTCCTGTGGCTGGTCCAGCTGGTCAACCATGTGTTGGAGACCCCGGTTCGTTTCTGTGATCCTGATGAGTTTCCTGATGAGCTAGACTTATCAGCCTGCTCGAGGCTGTTGTGA